One region of Streptomyces leeuwenhoekii genomic DNA includes:
- a CDS encoding GNAT family N-acetyltransferase: MNRRADIDVRPVTEAELPEWTRALNTGFLREPAVGEAQLAARRAQFVPGRSLGAFDGGRCVATLRSFAQELTAVGGAVVPADAVSNVTVTPTHRRRGLLSRMMAHDLAAARERGDVVATLIAAEYPIYGRYGFGPATTMAEWTVDVPRAGLDPRWAGPRDGGRIDLVDGEEVRRLGPGLHERLRRAQPGAVSRTELWWRSATGAVRFEPSWTEPFHAVYRSADGEVEGMVSYVADDTWNDAKQPLNTATVKWLIGVTPAAERALWHYLCSIDWIVRVKSGGRAPDDLLPHFLPDPRAARITTQADWLWVRILDVVRALEARTYGGSGALVLEVADPSPGAGGRWLLEASPDGASCTPTTRGADLVLGAGELASLWLGDESAVRLAALGRVREERTGAARTADALLRTPRRPWCPDMF, encoded by the coding sequence ATGAACCGCCGCGCCGACATCGACGTACGCCCCGTCACCGAAGCCGAGCTGCCCGAGTGGACCAGGGCGCTGAACACCGGATTCCTGCGGGAGCCCGCCGTCGGCGAGGCGCAGTTGGCGGCCCGCCGCGCCCAGTTCGTGCCCGGGCGCTCGCTCGGCGCCTTCGACGGCGGCCGCTGTGTGGCGACCCTCCGGTCCTTCGCGCAGGAGCTCACCGCGGTCGGGGGCGCCGTCGTCCCGGCCGACGCCGTCTCCAACGTGACCGTGACCCCGACCCACCGCCGCCGCGGTCTGCTGTCCCGGATGATGGCCCACGACCTGGCCGCGGCCAGGGAGCGTGGTGACGTCGTCGCCACACTGATCGCGGCCGAGTACCCGATCTACGGCCGGTACGGCTTCGGGCCCGCCACCACCATGGCCGAGTGGACGGTCGACGTGCCGCGGGCCGGCCTCGACCCGCGTTGGGCGGGCCCGCGTGACGGCGGCCGGATCGACCTCGTCGACGGCGAGGAGGTGCGCAGGCTCGGCCCCGGGCTGCACGAGCGGCTGCGCCGCGCCCAGCCGGGCGCCGTCAGCCGCACCGAGCTGTGGTGGCGGAGCGCCACCGGCGCGGTGCGGTTCGAACCCTCGTGGACCGAGCCCTTCCACGCCGTCTACCGCTCCGCGGACGGTGAGGTCGAGGGCATGGTCTCCTACGTGGCGGACGACACCTGGAACGATGCCAAGCAGCCGCTGAACACGGCGACGGTGAAGTGGCTGATCGGCGTCACCCCGGCCGCCGAGCGGGCCCTGTGGCACTACCTGTGCTCCATCGACTGGATCGTCCGGGTCAAGAGCGGCGGGCGGGCCCCCGACGACCTGCTGCCGCACTTCCTGCCGGACCCGCGCGCGGCAAGGATCACCACGCAGGCGGACTGGCTGTGGGTGCGGATCCTGGACGTCGTACGGGCCCTGGAGGCGCGGACGTACGGCGGCTCGGGCGCGCTCGTGCTGGAGGTCGCCGACCCGTCCCCGGGGGCGGGCGGCCGGTGGCTGCTGGAGGCGTCCCCGGACGGCGCCTCCTGCACGCCGACGACGCGCGGCGCCGACCTCGTGCTGGGCGCGGGCGAGCTGGCGTCGCTCTGGCTCGGCGACGAGTCGGCGGTGCGGCTCGCGGCGCTCGGGCGGGTGCGGGAGGAGCGGACGGGCGCCGCCCGGACGGCAGACGCCCTGCTGCGTACGCCGAGGCGGCCCTGGTGCCCGGACATGTTCTGA
- a CDS encoding HAD family hydrolase has translation MTSDVTHIQSARAETDTGPERLRDLVTGARVVLWGFDGPLCRLFAGDAAERVAAGLLRWLEGRGLHGLPGEPGQEAPDPWAVLRAVRRRQPGGALTDELEERLTQEELRAAPSAMPTAWADPLIRTWTAVGARPAVVTGRSPRAVRAYLAERGLLACFGPHIYGRTRDARRGEPDPDRLRHALRATGAVPSTAVLIGDTPSAFAVAREAGVGFLGYARAEPRAQALRRAGAPVVVRSLEPVLRLLRE, from the coding sequence GTGACTTCCGATGTGACGCACATACAGTCGGCGCGGGCCGAGACCGACACCGGTCCGGAGCGGCTCCGGGACCTGGTCACCGGCGCCCGTGTCGTGCTCTGGGGCTTCGACGGGCCGCTCTGCCGGCTGTTCGCCGGGGACGCGGCGGAGCGCGTGGCGGCCGGTCTGCTGCGGTGGCTGGAGGGCCGGGGCCTGCACGGCCTGCCGGGCGAGCCCGGGCAGGAGGCCCCCGACCCGTGGGCCGTGCTGCGCGCCGTGCGCCGGCGGCAGCCCGGCGGCGCCCTCACCGACGAACTGGAGGAACGTCTCACCCAGGAGGAGCTGCGGGCCGCCCCGTCGGCGATGCCCACCGCCTGGGCCGATCCGCTGATCCGCACCTGGACCGCGGTGGGGGCCCGGCCGGCCGTCGTCACCGGCCGGTCCCCGCGCGCGGTCCGCGCCTATCTGGCGGAGCGCGGCCTGCTGGCCTGCTTCGGGCCGCACATCTACGGCCGTACCCGGGACGCCCGCCGCGGCGAGCCGGACCCGGACCGCCTCCGCCACGCCCTGCGCGCCACCGGAGCCGTCCCCTCCACCGCCGTGCTGATCGGTGACACCCCCTCCGCCTTCGCGGTCGCGCGGGAAGCGGGCGTGGGGTTCCTCGGCTACGCGCGCGCCGAGCCGCGGGCGCAGGCCCTGCGGCGGGCCGGGGCCCCGGTCGTCGTCCGGTCGCTGGAGCCGGTGCTCCGGCTGCTGAGGGAGTAG
- a CDS encoding TetR family transcriptional regulator, producing the protein MSEMGLRERKRQRMYQVLSDLAIRLFVEKGFDAVSVAEVAAAAEVSKPTLFRYFPAKEDLVLHRIADHEGEAARVARQGPAPLEALRRHFLDGLRRCDPVTGLNDDPEVLAFHALLYGTPALVARLHTHLERSEAALAEALGGDLQARLAAGQITAVQRILAQENWRRIAAGERAADIRADAVAAAERAFALLAAGLPHLAREGIGEAR; encoded by the coding sequence ATGAGTGAGATGGGCCTGCGGGAGCGCAAGAGGCAGCGGATGTATCAGGTGCTGTCGGACCTCGCCATCCGGCTCTTCGTGGAGAAGGGGTTCGACGCGGTCTCGGTCGCCGAGGTGGCCGCCGCGGCGGAGGTCTCCAAGCCCACGCTGTTCCGGTACTTCCCGGCCAAGGAGGACCTCGTCCTGCACCGGATCGCCGATCACGAGGGGGAGGCGGCGCGGGTGGCGCGGCAGGGGCCGGCGCCCCTGGAGGCGCTGCGGCGGCACTTCCTCGACGGGCTGCGGCGGTGCGATCCGGTCACCGGGCTGAACGACGACCCGGAGGTGCTCGCCTTCCACGCGCTGCTGTACGGGACCCCCGCGCTGGTGGCGCGGCTGCACACGCATCTGGAGCGCTCCGAGGCCGCGCTCGCCGAGGCGCTGGGCGGGGATCTGCAGGCACGGCTGGCCGCCGGGCAGATCACCGCCGTCCAGCGGATCCTCGCCCAGGAGAACTGGCGCCGGATCGCGGCCGGGGAGCGGGCGGCGGACATACGGGCGGACGCGGTGGCGGCGGCGGAGCGGGCGTTCGCGCTGCTGGCGGCGGGGCTGCCGCATCTCGCCCGGGAGGGGATCGGGGAAGCCCGGTAA
- a CDS encoding HelD family protein codes for MTSPDPALHHALRQERAHHDRCRTALAAMAEGAREQVVTGEDVSASGADAEVLGHRLRSRAKALRELPEGPLFFGRLDFGGAAAGAGGEHAGQRYHIGRLRITEHPADPPLVVDWRAPVSRAFYQATARDPQGVAVRRRFGWAPGSRGGSADLTGLEDEHLGRGESRAGDIVRREIERPRVGPMRDIAATIQPEQDDLVRGDLSASVCVQGAPGTGKTAVGLHRAAYLLYTHPRRIQRSGLLILGPNRTFLSYIAEVLPALGETGVRQATLGEEIARHPVTGTDEERTAAVKHDARMAGVLRRALYARVRADAAGSLAVPDGSYRWRVSADELARIVAGVRAEEPPYDIGRERVRSRIVRHLQDQAERRGGPRTSAWVRRIERARPVGACLDAVWPRVRPEEVLAALLGDPRALAGAADGLLDADEQKALLWARPPRSWKSARWSAADLVLLDEVAGLLEHPAGYGHIVVDEAQDLSPMECRAIARRASFGSLTVLGDLAQGTTPWAARSWETVLRHLGCPEAAVVPLTTGFRVPQAVVALANRLLERLGVDVPAARSLRGDGELAFRAVAPGEVPGAVAAAVRDALAREGSVGVVAADADLPRVRAALDAAGIGTAGPEELGARVTVVPASVVKGLEYDHVVAVEPAAIAEAEERGLHRLYVVLTRAVSRLEVVHGRPLPF; via the coding sequence ATGACGTCACCCGACCCCGCCCTCCACCACGCCCTCCGTCAGGAACGCGCCCACCACGACCGCTGCCGCACCGCCCTCGCCGCCATGGCCGAGGGCGCCCGGGAACAGGTCGTCACCGGCGAGGACGTCTCCGCCTCCGGTGCCGACGCCGAAGTGCTCGGCCACCGCCTGCGCAGCCGGGCCAAGGCGCTGCGCGAACTGCCCGAGGGGCCGTTGTTCTTCGGCCGGCTGGACTTCGGGGGCGCGGCGGCCGGGGCCGGCGGGGAGCACGCCGGGCAGCGGTACCACATCGGCCGGCTGCGGATCACCGAGCACCCCGCCGACCCGCCCCTGGTCGTAGACTGGCGCGCTCCCGTCTCCCGCGCCTTCTACCAGGCCACCGCCCGCGATCCGCAGGGCGTCGCCGTCCGCCGCCGCTTCGGCTGGGCACCCGGCAGCCGGGGCGGCTCCGCCGACCTCACCGGCCTGGAGGACGAGCACCTCGGCCGGGGCGAGTCCCGCGCCGGGGACATCGTCCGGCGGGAGATCGAACGGCCGCGCGTCGGGCCCATGCGCGACATCGCCGCCACCATCCAGCCCGAGCAGGACGACCTCGTCCGCGGCGACCTGTCCGCCTCGGTCTGCGTGCAGGGCGCCCCCGGCACCGGCAAGACCGCCGTCGGCCTGCACCGGGCCGCCTATCTGCTCTACACCCACCCGCGGCGCATCCAGCGCTCCGGTCTGCTGATCCTCGGCCCGAACCGCACCTTCCTCTCCTACATCGCCGAGGTGCTCCCCGCCCTCGGCGAGACCGGTGTGCGGCAGGCGACCCTCGGGGAGGAGATCGCCCGGCACCCCGTCACCGGCACCGACGAGGAGCGGACCGCCGCCGTCAAACACGACGCCCGGATGGCCGGGGTGCTGCGCCGGGCGCTGTACGCGCGGGTGCGGGCCGATGCCGCCGGCTCGCTCGCCGTGCCGGACGGCTCGTACCGCTGGCGGGTGTCCGCCGACGAGCTCGCCCGGATCGTCGCCGGGGTGCGGGCGGAGGAACCCCCGTACGACATCGGGCGGGAACGGGTGCGCAGCCGGATCGTGCGCCACCTCCAGGACCAGGCCGAGCGACGCGGCGGGCCCCGCACCAGCGCCTGGGTGCGCCGGATCGAGCGGGCGCGGCCGGTCGGCGCCTGCCTCGACGCCGTGTGGCCCCGGGTGCGGCCGGAGGAGGTCCTCGCCGCGCTGCTCGGCGACCCCCGGGCGCTGGCCGGGGCCGCGGACGGGCTGCTCGACGCCGACGAGCAGAAGGCCCTGCTGTGGGCGCGGCCCCCGCGGTCGTGGAAGTCGGCCCGCTGGTCCGCCGCCGATCTGGTCCTCCTCGACGAGGTGGCCGGACTCCTCGAACACCCCGCGGGGTACGGCCACATCGTCGTCGACGAGGCGCAGGACCTGTCCCCGATGGAGTGCCGGGCCATCGCCCGGCGGGCGTCATTCGGCTCGCTCACCGTCCTCGGCGACCTGGCGCAGGGGACCACCCCGTGGGCGGCGCGGTCCTGGGAGACGGTCCTGCGCCACCTGGGCTGCCCGGAGGCGGCCGTGGTGCCGCTGACCACCGGCTTCCGGGTGCCGCAGGCGGTCGTCGCCCTCGCCAACCGGCTGCTGGAGCGGCTCGGCGTCGACGTCCCCGCCGCCCGGTCGCTGCGCGGCGACGGCGAGCTGGCGTTCCGCGCGGTCGCGCCCGGCGAGGTGCCCGGCGCGGTCGCCGCCGCCGTGCGCGACGCGCTCGCCCGCGAGGGGTCCGTCGGGGTGGTCGCCGCCGACGCGGACCTGCCCCGGGTGCGGGCGGCGCTGGACGCGGCGGGCATCGGGACGGCCGGGCCCGAGGAGCTGGGCGCCCGGGTGACCGTGGTCCCGGCGAGCGTCGTCAAGGGCCTGGAGTACGACCATGTCGTGGCCGTCGAGCCCGCGGCGATCGCCGAGGCGGAGGAACGGGGGCTGCACCGGCTCTACGTGGTGCTGACCCGGGCGGTGTCCCGGCTGGAGGTGGTGCACGGGCGGCCGTTGCCCTTCTGA
- a CDS encoding NAD(P)-dependent oxidoreductase, with product MSVHSDQSPVGSADSTGPTVTVLGLGPMGRALAGAFLDAGVRTTVWNRTPGRDADLTARGAVPAASAEEAVAASDLTVVCVVNYDASDAVLRQDAVTTALKGRTLVNLSADTPERARDTAAWADRHGIRYLDGAIMTPTPTIGTADAVFLFSGPEDLYGEHQPVLAALGGSHTHLGEDPGRAAAYDIALLDIFWTAMGGYAHAVAVARAEGVTARELAPFAEGIAAILPPLFTEFAGDIDDGTYSGELNPITSAASTMAHIVHASEAHGIDAGLMRVIEGQARRVIAQGHGGDGFSRVVELLGRS from the coding sequence ATGTCCGTGCACAGCGACCAGTCCCCCGTCGGCTCCGCCGACTCCACCGGCCCCACGGTCACCGTGCTGGGTCTCGGCCCGATGGGCCGGGCGCTGGCGGGCGCCTTCCTGGACGCCGGAGTGCGCACCACCGTCTGGAACCGCACCCCCGGCCGGGACGCCGACCTGACCGCCCGGGGCGCCGTCCCGGCCGCCTCCGCCGAGGAGGCGGTCGCCGCCAGCGACCTGACGGTCGTCTGCGTCGTGAACTACGACGCCTCCGACGCCGTACTGCGCCAGGACGCCGTCACCACCGCCCTGAAGGGCCGCACCCTCGTGAACCTGAGCGCCGACACCCCCGAGCGGGCCAGGGACACCGCGGCCTGGGCGGACCGGCACGGGATCCGCTACCTGGACGGCGCCATCATGACGCCGACGCCGACCATCGGCACCGCCGACGCGGTCTTCCTCTTCAGCGGGCCCGAGGATCTCTACGGCGAGCACCAGCCCGTCCTGGCGGCGCTCGGCGGCAGCCACACGCACCTCGGCGAGGACCCCGGGCGGGCCGCGGCCTACGACATCGCGCTGCTCGACATCTTCTGGACCGCGATGGGGGGCTACGCGCACGCCGTCGCGGTGGCCCGGGCGGAGGGCGTCACCGCGCGGGAGCTGGCCCCCTTCGCCGAGGGCATCGCCGCCATCCTCCCGCCGCTGTTCACGGAGTTCGCCGGGGACATCGACGACGGCACCTACTCCGGTGAGCTGAACCCGATCACGTCGGCGGCGTCGACGATGGCGCACATCGTCCACGCCTCCGAGGCCCACGGCATCGACGCGGGCCTGATGCGGGTGATCGAGGGGCAGGCCCGGCGGGTGATCGCCCAGGGGCACGGCGGGGACGGGTTCAGCCGGGTCGTGGAGCTGCTGGGCCGGTCCTGA
- a CDS encoding winged helix-turn-helix transcriptional regulator: MTHRRHDPDVCGVTAAISVIEGKWKTTLLWLLESGPHRPAELRRKVSGLTEKVMTQALREMEADGLVHREVYDVLPPKTEYSLTPLGRDLAEVLGPVSDWGHRRLERLAEARPAS; this comes from the coding sequence ATGACGCACCGGCGCCACGATCCGGACGTCTGCGGCGTGACCGCGGCGATCAGCGTGATCGAGGGCAAGTGGAAGACCACGCTGCTGTGGCTGCTCGAATCCGGCCCGCACCGCCCGGCCGAACTGCGCCGGAAGGTGTCCGGCCTCACCGAGAAGGTGATGACTCAGGCGCTGCGCGAGATGGAGGCGGACGGACTGGTGCACCGGGAGGTGTACGACGTCCTGCCGCCCAAGACGGAGTACTCCCTGACCCCGCTCGGCCGTGACCTGGCCGAGGTGCTCGGACCCGTCTCCGACTGGGGCCATCGCCGCCTGGAGCGGCTGGCCGAGGCGCGCCCGGCGTCCTGA
- a CDS encoding GDSL-type esterase/lipase family protein, which translates to MHTHDWITTPLTAALLRGALELERTEHGGLLPHRLPARARAQCADPQLALAESQPSGVRLAFRTRATAVELDTLPTKRVYVGAPPRPDGVYELLVDGRPHARAGARGGHTLTIDLATGATEHRPGRPATLRFTGLPDRAKDVEIWLPHNETTELVALRTDAPVEPVPDRGRAVWLHHGSSISHGSDADGPSSTWPAVAAARGGVELINLGLGGSALLDPFTARAMRDTPADLISVKIGINLVNSDLMRLRAFTPAVHGFLDTLREGHPTAPLLVVSPLYCPLHEDTPGPAAFDLGALSEGKLRFRATGAPAERAAGKLTLTVIRDELARIVRQRAADDPHLHYLDGRALYGEADYAELPLPDELHPDAAAHRRIGERFAELAFAPDGPLAVRTA; encoded by the coding sequence ATGCACACCCACGACTGGATCACCACCCCCCTCACCGCGGCCCTCCTGCGCGGCGCCCTCGAACTGGAGCGGACCGAGCACGGCGGCCTGCTGCCGCACCGGCTGCCCGCCCGGGCCCGCGCGCAGTGCGCCGACCCCCAGCTTGCCCTGGCCGAGTCCCAGCCCTCCGGCGTACGGCTGGCCTTCCGCACCCGGGCCACCGCCGTGGAGCTGGACACCCTGCCGACCAAGCGGGTCTACGTCGGTGCCCCGCCCCGCCCGGACGGCGTCTACGAGCTGCTCGTCGACGGCCGCCCGCACGCGCGGGCCGGGGCGCGAGGCGGCCACACCCTCACCATCGACCTGGCCACCGGGGCCACCGAGCACCGGCCCGGCCGGCCCGCCACCCTCCGCTTCACCGGCCTGCCCGACCGCGCCAAGGACGTCGAGATCTGGCTGCCGCACAACGAGACCACCGAGCTGGTCGCCCTGCGCACCGACGCCCCCGTCGAGCCGGTGCCCGACCGGGGCCGCGCGGTCTGGCTCCACCACGGCAGCTCGATCAGCCACGGCTCCGACGCCGACGGCCCCTCCAGCACCTGGCCCGCGGTGGCCGCCGCCCGGGGCGGCGTGGAGCTGATCAACCTGGGGCTGGGCGGCAGCGCCCTGCTCGACCCGTTCACCGCCCGCGCCATGCGGGACACGCCCGCCGACCTGATCAGCGTCAAGATCGGCATCAATCTGGTCAACAGCGATCTCATGCGGCTGCGCGCCTTCACCCCGGCCGTCCACGGCTTCCTCGACACCCTCCGCGAGGGCCACCCCACCGCCCCGCTGCTGGTGGTCTCGCCGTTGTACTGCCCCCTCCACGAGGACACCCCGGGCCCCGCGGCCTTCGACCTCGGCGCGCTCAGCGAAGGCAAGCTCCGGTTCCGGGCCACCGGCGCCCCCGCCGAACGCGCCGCCGGGAAGCTCACGCTCACCGTCATCCGCGACGAGCTCGCCCGCATCGTGCGGCAGCGCGCGGCCGACGACCCGCATCTGCACTACCTGGACGGCCGCGCGCTGTACGGCGAGGCCGACTACGCCGAGCTGCCGCTGCCCGACGAGCTCCACCCGGACGCCGCCGCCCACCGACGCATCGGCGAACGCTTCGCGGAGCTGGCCTTCGCCCCGGACGGCCCCCTCGCCGTCCGCACCGCCTGA
- a CDS encoding TetR/AcrR family transcriptional regulator, whose protein sequence is MVRAGLTTERLVRAAAELADEVGFEQVTVSALARRFGVKVASLYSHLKNSQDLRTRIALLALEELADRAADALAGRAGKDALTALANVYRDYAREHPGRYTAARLPLDPETAAASAGVRQARMTRALLRGYDLAEPDQTHAVRLLGSVFHGYVSLEAAGGFSHSAPGSDESWARILDALDSLLRTWPAPGAGHPHP, encoded by the coding sequence ATGGTCCGCGCGGGACTGACCACGGAGCGCCTGGTCCGGGCGGCGGCGGAGCTCGCCGACGAGGTCGGCTTCGAGCAGGTCACCGTCTCGGCGCTCGCCCGGCGGTTCGGGGTCAAGGTCGCCAGCCTCTACTCCCACCTGAAGAACAGCCAGGACCTCAGGACGCGGATCGCCCTGCTCGCCTTGGAGGAACTCGCCGACCGGGCCGCCGACGCGCTGGCCGGGCGGGCCGGCAAGGACGCCCTGACGGCGCTCGCCAACGTCTACCGCGACTACGCCCGCGAGCACCCCGGCCGCTACACCGCGGCCCGGCTGCCCCTCGACCCGGAGACCGCGGCAGCCAGCGCGGGCGTCCGGCAGGCCCGGATGACACGCGCCCTCCTGCGCGGATACGACCTGGCGGAGCCCGACCAGACCCACGCCGTACGGCTGCTGGGCAGCGTCTTCCACGGCTACGTCAGCCTGGAGGCGGCCGGGGGGTTCAGCCACAGCGCCCCCGGCTCCGACGAGAGCTGGGCCCGCATCCTGGACGCCCTGGACTCGCTGCTGCGCACCTGGCCCGCGCCCGGCGCCGGCCACCCCCACCCGTGA